One part of the Astatotilapia calliptera chromosome 9, fAstCal1.2, whole genome shotgun sequence genome encodes these proteins:
- the tagln3b gene encoding transgelin-3b — MANRGPSYGLSREVQEKIEQKYDPDLEQRLVDWIIAQCGGNLEKPQPGKQNFQKWLMDGTILCRLINSLYPRGKEPIKKIPESQMAFKQMEKISQFLQAAEAYGVTTTDVFQTVDLWEGKDMAAVQRTLMALGSLAVTKDDGQYRGDRDWFHRKAQGYRREFTDEQLRQGQSLIGLQMGSNRGASQSGMTGYGMHRQIM; from the exons ATGGCAAACAGAGGGCCCAGTTACGGACTGAGTCGAGAGGTGCAGGAGAAGATTGAGCAGAAGTATGATCCTGACCTGGAGCAAAGGTTGGTCGATTGGATAATTGCACAGTGCGGAGGAAACCTGGAGAAACCACAGCCGGGAAAGCAGAACTTCCAGAAATGGCTGATGGATGgaaca ATTCTCTGTAGACTCATCAACAGCCTTTATCCGAGGGGGAAGGAACCCATCAAAAAGATCCCAGAGTCTCAGATGGCCTTTAAACAAATGGAGAAGATCTCCCAGTTCCTGCAAGCCGCAGAAGCTTATGGAGTCACAACCACTGACGTCTTTCAAACTGTAGATCTCTGGGAGG GAAAAGACATGGCAGCAGTCCAAAGGACCCTAATGGCTCTGGGGAGTTTGGCTGTCACCAAAGACGACGGTCAATACAGAGGCGATAGAGACTGGTTCCACAG GAAAGCCCAGGGGTACCGAAGAGAATTCACCGACGAGCAGCTACGCCAAGGACAGAGTTTAATTGGCCTCCAAATGGGCAGCAACCGTGGGGCTTCCCAGTCTGGTATGACAGGCTATGGCATGCACCGTCAGATCATGTAG